The nucleotide window ggcctctttttgtttgtttgtttgttttcaactgTTCCCTGGCAATTAACATGGGGACTCTTTAATTATTTTCCTATAAGCCAAAGAACTGATATTTATCAAAGTAAGAAAACAGAGAGAGGCTGGGGGTGATTGGCATCTGTAGTCCCACTGAAAACCATTCAGTGAGAGGCACGGAAGCCCTGTTTCATTGATGGGAGATGTTGGAAGTTTAATACCACTCATGGCTACCGATTTAGGGCTATCGTTTCTTCTAGCAAATGAACTGATGGGATTATATCAGAATAATGCACTGGAGTTCCCTGGTATTTTCGTATGGAAGCCTGGTGAAGCTCAATGAGTTCAATTAAGAATCTAAAAGGAGAAGCCCTCAAATTGCATTTTTCCTTCTCAGGGCTAACTCCTATGGAAGAGAATTCGGCACATTCATCCTTTCCACATTAATATCATGTGTGTCGAGGTTGCTACTTAAGCCTGCTGAGGTTGGTGTCAGGGGCCAGGCAGGTGATTTAGATGTGGGCAGCCCAGCATAGGGGCTGTGGCCCATCAAAGAGCTCAAGCCCCATATGAAGGGGGTAGCTCCTACTCAGTAGCTCAGCATGGTGTAGGATGGAAACCATTCAAGCAGAATGcagaacaaaacaacaaaacagcaaCCCCACAAAACAACCCACATACTGAGTAGGCCACCAAAACCCTGGCATGGGTAGGCTAGATGCACAGGCCACCTGTTCCCAGCCTCCGCTTTCACCTCCAGGTGCAGGAATACCATCATTTTTCAAGCTTTCTCTCCCTGGAGaattttttctccattattaGGAAATCAGGTTTAAAGTAGCACTGGCAAATAGCCATGTAAAAATTGTGATTTGAATGGAAAGAATCCCTTCAATTAAGGAAACATGCTTCTACACATTATTCCATGAGCCTTCCAACAGCAGTTTGACAGTAGGCTGGGCAGATAGGATATTGttataatcacagtttcaaagatgacataaagtcCCTGAATTTCAGCTCCTTCAAGGGGCAAGATCACAATATTTGCGGCTAAGCTTAAAACCGTGATAAGAAAACATCTATTGAGTAGGTATGGACCCTGTAGAGATACCATTATCATCACCTTACCGAGGAAGGGAAGGACACATAGAGGTTAGCTAGATAGTTGGTTAAGTGGAGTAGACGGGCTCAAACCCAGGGGGCTCAGACTCCGGGGCCCACGCTCTCAGCCTCTCTCCTTACTGTTTCCCAGGTCTATCTTCCTCCCTTAATAAGACCCGCCATGTTTAGGGTCCTCCTGCCTCGTTCTTCTTAACAACATTTACCCCTTCGCAGGAGGACATTTATTTCTTCAACTGCTTCCACTATTTAAGGTACAAAAGTAATCCTGTACGGAATTATACGTCATCGTAAAACACTCAAACGAAATGAAAACTACGGAATAATCAtgcccctgacccccacccctgccctcaggaCATCCACACTAGCGGAATGACACTCTGTAGGTAGCAGCAACATCTCCAGGCGACAAACCATGAAGTCCCTAAAGTAGCATCGTTTATTTTCCTCTCCTGCTTGGACCGGCCCGTGCCCCAGCCCGAGTCCtggcgccccgccccgcccactcTCTAGCCCAGCCCCGCCCACTCTCTAGCCCAGCCCCGATCCTCCCACTCCGAATCGCCCCGCCCCCACGCTCGCCCCGCCCCTACTTGCTCCTCCCCTGAGGGCCCGGAAGCGGAAGTGGGGTCGGGTTGCCGCTGTTACTCCGGCTCCTCCAGGCCTGTAGTGACCCGCCTCGTCTGTTCCGGGCCCCGGCCCGCGGCTGCGGCGCTGACGTGGCTCCTGGAGGTGGGGCTGGCGCGGGACCGCCATGTTGCAGCAGGTGAGGGGCTGTGGGCGCGGAGAGAGGGCCGCGGCGGCTGGGCCGGGCCTGCAAGGTCTGAGGGGCGCGCGTTGAGCGTCCGGGGCCGCTGCCCGAGCCCGAGGAGGAGCGGGTgggcggcgggcggggcggccgggggcggggctggggtccGGGCTGCGCTGAGGGCCGGCGCGGGTGTGAGAGGCGCGGGGTCGCGCCCGGGCGGGCGGCCGCGGAGACGTCGTGTGTGGCCGGGCGAGGGGAGGGGGACCCCACCCGGCCTCGCGTTCAAGTTTGTGCTGTCACAGCAGCGTTGGAGGTGGCTGGTCCACTCCCGTGACCGCATCTGCCCCTCCGAGCTAATTACAGGCCTCACGTGTAGGACCAGAGATTAGTAAGAATCATTTCTTAgtttcttcctatttttaaaaaagctaaactTTTAGTTAGATTTTGTAGGCGTTTTTTCCTCTTGAGGGGTTACTGTGgcccaggcactgtcctaggcccCGGAGAAGGGCTGCGAACCGCACAGGCGATTTCCTGCCCTGAATCGGAGGGTGAATTGGAGGGTGCCGGGGGTGTGGAGGCAAGATAAGTTAGAAGACTGAAGGTAGTTTTCACACGGCGATCACAGAGCCGGGCTGATGTGATAGCAGGTGTCTGCGAATAGGACAGCCTCGGGATTTAGGGTCGGAAAGCACCGCTCCGGGGAGGAGACCTAAGTGGGGAAAATCGGGTGATGGTCTGCACCTGCGCCCCGGCTGAAGGAGGCTGGAGAAGAACGGTCTGCACCTGCGCCCCGGCTGAAGGAGGctggagaaaaacacacaacGGCGCTGACTGTTTCCACTTAAGCGTGTGGCCAGGCACCTCAAGCCAGCCCTTAGGGCCGCCGGGCAGTCGTCACCCTGCCCCCCTCCGtagccccctctccctcccacctagGCTGCTCTCCAGGGCTTCTCCCTCAAACCTTCAGCGTTTCTTTCTGATCTGCTCTCAGCCCTTAGCCTTGCTGCTCGTTTCACTGAGAAGATGGAAGCCATCGGTGTCCGCCCCGTCTGCCATCTCCAGCTTTCCTCGAAATCTCCTGTTTactctgcctttgttttatgtaaCTGCACTGTCtgtgctgcatttttttttttttttttaatgtgggccatttttaaagcctttattgaatttgtgcgaaaacagtattgcttctgttttgttttgttttttttttaatgttttggttttttggccacgaggcatgtgggatcttagctccctgaccagagatcgaacccacaccccctgccctggaaggcgaagtcgtaaccactggaccaccagggaagtcccggtgctGCACTCTTAAGTCGAGCCCTTTACTTGTGCACTGGTTTCCATCCCCTCTTGCCTAAAGTACCCCCAGAGAATTCTAGCCTGTCGCCAAGGTGGAGACCACTGGTCTCATAGATGTgaatccattttacattttctagctTCAGCTGTCACTCCACTCTTCCACCTTCATTTAATATGAGGGCTTTCCCCATACGTACTCTGTGTGTTCCCACTTCTGTGCCTGTGAACAGATACCTAGTCAAGGGGCCAGAGGGAGCAGGAGGCCCAGCGGGTCAACTCTCCTTCTGGAAGCCTCCCCGAAGCCTGGTCCTTCCCTCTGCTCCTGTTTGCACTCACGTTACTTCTGGCACTGATGACCGTCTGCCACGTGTCGTAGGTGATTGCGCCTTTGTTTATTCACTCATGCCTTCAACAGATTCTGTAGCACCtggccaggtgctgtgctagacACTAGGATTTATTACAATGCAGGGACGGAACTTGGCCTCCAGTAGCTTGGAGTCTAGGAGGAGGTAGGAGTAGACGTGCAGTAAGAATATCCCGAGATAATTGTTCAAGTGGAGATTTGCCCAAGTGCTGTGGGAACGTGGGAAGTGAGGTGCCTGGGGATTTCAGGGCAAGTTTCTCAGCTGTTGCAATATTTGAGCTGAAAGTTGAAAGGTGATTTGGTGTTTGCCTGCTGGTCCGCTTCatagggggtggggaagggaagagcTTCTGGGTAGAGAGAGCATGAAGGGCAGAAAGGTGGGAGGGCCCAAAGTGTTTTCCCGAGAGCAGGTAGTAACAGCGGTGCTGTAGTGCTCAGTGGGAGGGAGCGTTGTCAGGAGGTGAGCACGGGGTCAGGTCGTGAGCTGTCGTGAGCTCTGGTTTGCTGTGCCTCAGGGATTGAAGTCTTATCCTGTACAGGGAGGGGCGCTGCTGGACAGTTTGGGCAGGGGGGTGACATGGAATGCTCTCCATTTAGGGAGATACTCTGGGTAATGAGGGGCTGGAGTAGAGCGGGGGTGAGACCAGAGATGGCAGgtgagtggggaggggctggcacTGTGAAGGGGTGAAGGTGTGAAGCCTGGCTGAGGCTGCAGGTGAGTGGCAGTGAGCTGAGGTGCGAACCACTTAGAGACCTGAGgttgaggagggaagggaagtagAGGACAGAAGggaggttcagcatcaggacttTAAAACATCTCTTCACGCTGTAAAGGGCACCTGAAGAAGCTTCTATGCTGATGGGAAACATCCAGCAGAAGGACCTGAAGATACAGGCAACTGTAAATAAAGGGAAGAGTGATGGAACACGCCCCCAAGGAGGCGGGAAGAGAAGGGATTCTGCCTACAAGTAGCTGATTTACCTTGGAGGAAAAGGGACAGAGTTGTGAGAAGGGGTCAGGAAAACAGGGCTGCAGTCAGCTGATTTTGTGGAGGAGCCAGAGACAGTGAGTTTATCTCGGCAGCCTCCGCCTTCTCTGACCTGGGAGAGCCGCCTGACGGTGGCTGCATTGAGTTGGCGCTTGGCAGCTTCTTGGGTGGGATGGACACGGCAGGTGCTTGGGTTGCCACGTGGGGTTTGCCAGGTGATCAGGGTCGGGGGAGGGAACTGCCCTCGCCCCTTCCCTAGGCTGTGAGTTCCAGGTGGCCGTGACCGCGTCCTACCGTCGTCTTCCGTATTGACTAGCATGCTGCCTTGCATGTAGTAGGCATGCAATACGGAGTTTCATTCTGCTTCATGAATGTTTGCTTTTCCTATCAGGACAGTAATGATGACATTGAAGATGTTTCACTGTTTGATGCAGAAGAGGAGACAACTAGtaggccaaaaaaatccaaaatcagGTACGACGATAAGTTACAAGACTCGGGTTAGTGTCTGGTGCTGTTCTGTCCATCGCCTGGTGCCAGCGACGGGGTTCGGGGCAGAGTGGTTGTGATGTGCTGGTGAATATTGTGAATTGCTGCTTTGCTCTTTAGTCTGAGGTGAGGTGACATCTCACGTTTTCCCTGgaaataattgacatatggcATTTTACTCAATACTTAGTTTTCAAATCTGCAAATCCAATTTTTTGAACACTGGTGTTTTTAATTCTGACTTTTGTACCAAGAATGCACCATTTCTTTACATAGTTTCTGTAGATATattacattttgatttttatgCAAATTTCAGAATTGTATCTTTTGTATCAACTAATGTGAGAATATCAAGCCAAATATATTTCTATTCCAAACTTAGTTATCGCTAAAGAAATTCACTTGATGAAATCAAATTCTacctgaaccttgaaaacatctcTAAGTGAGAGATGCCCGTCACAAAAGACCACGTATTATATGATTttgtttatgtgaaatgtccagaataggcaaatcgaTAGGGACGAGAAgtacattagtggttgcctaggactgGAGAAGGGTGGGATTGGGGTAAATGGGGGGTGACTGCCCATGCGTTTAGGCTTTATGTTTGGGGTCatgaaaaagttctaaaattgattgtgtgataattgcacaattctgtgaatataccaaaaatcactgaattgtaccctTTAATAGGGGAATTGTGTGGCGTGTGGATTATATCACAACGAAGCTGTTGATAAAACAGCAGCTATGCCTGATGGTTACTTTGTCTTAATGCCTGAAGTGATTTCTGAGGGCCTAGAAATTCTTAGGGCATGATTTTTAGACACGTGAAAGTAGGAGTCAGTCCTAAGAGTGTAGTTTCCTAATTCCTCTAAACTTGGTAAAGTTTCTTGTTATGTATTTTGTGAAAGTTTATAAtcaatgaggtgttaaagtcatGTTTACGTAGTGTATTTTCTGTGACAGCAGGGCCTAGTCAAATAATGGGACTTATGAAAAAAGAGAGGTAGGCAGTTTGCTTCTTCCTCAAGTCATCTTTTATTTTGACAAGACTCTGCATGGTTCTGCTATGGCTGAAACATTTTCATCTACATCTGCAGTACCTGTTGTAAATgtaattgcatttcttttattatgttttggttttcagaCACCCAGTGGcatcatttttccatttattctttcGAGTCAGTGCAATTATAGTCTATCTTCTCTGTGAATTGTTCAGCAGCAGCTTTATTGCCTGTATGGTGACAATTATCTTGTTGTTGTCATGTGACTTTTGGGCAGTCAAGGTAGgtttgattgtttttattttaaaatcgtATTTATATGATGAGATTGAATGACGTGtaaacagtaaaaaaaacaaaacaaaacaaaaaaaaatgacacttaGCATTTCCGATTGGTgttaatttatctttttgttaCCTTAGGCCTCACCTGTGTCAAAGTGCCAGTTGTGGCAGATCACGTGTAGGTTTACTGACTTGTCTGTGCTTTATGTTAACCTACATCAGCTTTaaagttaaacaaacaaataaaaatgtgacCAGCAGCTACCGACTACAGATGTTACTTCTAATCCTCACCACTGGTTTTGCTTCAGGGTCACCTCCGGCTCTGCCGTGTATGATTTCTAGATAAGACCCCAGGGTAGTTTGTCCGCAAATACTCAAGTACCGACCATTGCAAAGGCTCCTATGTGAGCTTGAGGGCAGTGTCTCTCAGCCAGGGCCAGTTTTGCCCCCCAGGGGGACGTTCGTTTGTCAGTATCTGAAGATgtctttggttgtcacagctgggggtgggggaagtgtgCTATTGGTATCACacgggtagaggccagggatgctgctaagtaTCTTAAGGTGCACACAAAGGGCAGACCCCCACATCAAGGAATCATCCGGCCCAAAATGTGGCCAGTGCTGAGGCTGAGGGATCCTGTTGTAGGGGATAGAAAAGAGTGTAAGAAATGGTTCAAACTCAGAGGCAGTGGTAGGTagagggatgggtggatggagagataggtagatagatagagggGCATGTGGTAAAGTAACTATGATGAAATATTAAATGTAGACACTAGGTGATAGGTATATGGGTATTCACTGTAAAACTTGACTTTTCTGTGCATTtggaaattttcataataaaatggtaggggaaaaaattgaaggcaaaaaaaaaaaaaaaggcaaaagctaCTTTTGGAATTTGAGATATGTATATTGATTCAAAAACCAGTAAGATGTTACAGGTCTGCTCATGCCCAGCAACCCAGCCATTTTTAGATCTTTTGATTGTTACAGATATCAGAAGTGGTTGGCTTGGTGGTGGCCGGTTTCCGTAGGCCACAAAATGCTGAGAATAAAGATTACAAAGGTCTGTTTCCTGTAGGCTTTTCTTTTGTACAGTCTTCTTTGCCttgtatttctttgaatttcttcTGTTGCTTTATGCTCTAAAGTGTTTACTGTATCCAGGTCACAGTTTTGTTTTGAGGAacgtttctttttgttgttcatGTAATTTCTGCTTAGTCAAATAGAACACCACCTTCAGTCAGTTCTTCCTGGTAATTtccaaaaattatataattagatCCTTGTGggtttagagttttaaaaaatatggccagagggagttccctggtggcctagtggttaggattccgggctttcactctgtagcctgggttcaatccctggtcagggaactgagatcccaggTTGCAAGCCGCAGCAcgaccaaattaaaaaaaaaaaaaaatgtggccagaaagtatattttctgataacgttttttttttaaaacaagggcTTGAAAAATACCCTTTCATCTGTGGCAGAATTACTTACAGATATGCAGACAATTGAGATATGAAATTAAGAAGTCAAGAATGGGGAAATTATTAAATGGACTTGGGGAAGGGGGTGTGCAGGGTTCTGAATGTAGTTAGAACAGCAGTGTGTCGTAGTTGTAAATCTCAAGGCAGTTGTCAAAAGgagataattatttaaaaaaataagagataaataagataaagttatttaaaaattgaaaagaactTAAATGTTATCACCCATATGGGGCTTCtgtcttattctttattttgagaaatatagtaaaaaaaagaataaatagttgttttcaaatttttatggTAACTGttagtaaaatttaaaacattgtgtGTCTTCCACAACATTGGAGAAGACAGGAGCAACTAAAACATACATcaagagaagaacaaagcaaGCGTCCAGGCACCTGAAATATCACAGGGCAGAGTGCAAGGGGATGGGAGCAGTAGCAAATTAGTTGTAGCTCTAGATGTAATTTGATTAAACcctctttttaaagataaaaattcttAGATTTGGTCAAAAATCAAAGTCCAACCCAAAAGATCTAACTATAATTGTAAcattagaaaaagtaaaagaaggcAAAGATAACATAAGACCaattcaaacaaaaagaaacttgaCATTGTATTATTCTCAGACAAAACAGAAATGAGAGTAAGACAGCATTCAGTGGAACAAGAAAGGTCAGTTGATGAGTCACAGTGAGGACCATTCACAGAATGACATCACATCAAACGATAGTGGAAAACTACTAGAAACACTAGAGAAGATGGAGAAACACTGTTGTGACAGAAGTCTAACAAACCACTGCCTTTGCAGATCAAAGCAACAAAAAATACGTAAGGTTTGAAGGATCTGAATGAAATAACAAGGTCGCTTTCATAGCAGTATTTGGAACTCTGTATGTAGAGGCATAATACCTTCTTGTTCAGTTCCTGTGGAACATTTACAAAAGTTGACTAAATATCACTATGAAGAAAATCCAAAGAAATTGCCCAAAGCAGCTACATTTTCTAGTCCAGTACAACAGAACTGgagactaatttaaaaaaaaaggttgtcaaaattgggatttttaaaaagagccatTCTGCTAAATATCTTggcttaaaaaggaaataaaaactgtaaatataGATTACTTACACCTTAATGATAATGATCATCTACATTTAAACTTTTGAAATGTGTCTAAAGCTGAATTCAGAGGAAAAACAATAGACAAAAGGCTTTTATTATTAGAGGTCTAgaagtttcaaaaacaaaaataataagctTGAGAGAAATTCGGACAATAAACTAATAATgacaaaaacagaaagtaaagaattggaaaatgggaaaatggaggaGTTTGAGACTATTCTAAGAGCTGTTATTTGAAAGTGCCACTAAAATAGACCTCTGGCTGTTCTCGGTCTTCTTTGCCAGCTCTTCTCTTTTACTTAACCTTTGGTTGGTAGCATTTCTACGAAACGAAGTTTGGTCTTTAaggctcctcctcttcttctccttctgtatTCCTTTCATTATGTTAGGGAAGCTATCAAAGCAATTTGTTACATTAGCTAAGAGGGAAAGAGCTTGGTGCATTTCAAGTACTGAATGAAGGTCAGTGCCTATAACCATAGCCTTCATTTGGGCTGCTGTACAgaataccagagactgggtggcttacaaacaataggaatttatttttccaagtcctggaggctggaaatccaagatcagggtgccagcatggtcagccTCTGGTGAGGGCCCTCCTCCGGTTCCAGACTGCTGATGTCTCGTTGTATCCTCACATGACTGAGAGCAGAGAGAGGGTGAAAGCTGTCTCTTGGCTCTTATGAGGACCCTAATCCCATTCACAAAGGCTCCGCCCCCATggcctcatctaatcctaatcacctcccagaggccccctCTTGATACCGTCACTTGGtgatggggtgggggcagagttTCAAcccatgaatttggggggacacagtatTCAGTCCATAACCTTTTTTAGAGATACATAGTTATAAAGTATATGTAGCTGTGGTCAGGATATATAGGAAAAAGTAGGTCCCAGTAGCTAAAGAGCAAGGGGTTTAGAAACACATTAGGGAACTGGAGAAAGGACAAGAGTTCGCGAGGGAAAAGAAGGGTAATGTTTATGGATGTGCTGACCCTGTCACCTCTGCCCCTGTGGGGCCTGCCATTGccattttatttactcttttgtcCAGGCCTGGTACGTAGTGGTCTTTAACTGGATATTACGGCGGGAAAGCTGATGATTTCTTGTTTGTGAACTGTTACACTAAGATACGATGTTATGGTAGACctgtaaataatgttttttaaatgtgtgtgcatatattaaTCTTTACCAGAATGTCACAGGTAGACTAATGGTTGGCCTGCGCTGGTGGAATCATATTGATGAAGATGGAAAAAGCCATTGGGTGTTTGAGTCCAGGAAGGTAAactgcttttgtgtttttttttttttttttgagcgtCATTCAAAAAATTATGTGTAGATACATTTGAGTATTTAAGGGTCAATTACCTAAACACTTCAGCTGCATCTACACATAAGGGACCGCCCCAGATCGCTTGGCATGGTATAGCACAGAACCAGATGGCCTTTAAATTTGTCGTGTGTTTCTCTTTAGTTCTGACTAGAAACGGGGCGTGTCCAGGAAAGAACCCTGAGAGGGCTTGGGCTCAGGGTTTATGTCGCGTGCTTAGCTGCCTCCCAGGGGCTGCTGCTGAAGGGTCTCTGTTTGGGACCCTCTGCCCGGTGTGCCTTGCCTAGTGTAGCTCCCTCCACTGGCTCCCTCTGTCCTTGCCCCCAGGGTCCTCCTCCATTCGTGCgcaggagaaggaaagaggagggtTGCAGCTGGATAGAAAACCTGAGTCAAGCAGGGAGCAGTCTGTTCTTCAGGCTGCGCCCTCAGAAGCCCTAGGGGACCTTGCTCTGTTTCGGGTTAGCCTGCTTATCTGCAGTGGAAATCAGTGTGGGAGCCAGAGGACAAAGTTCCTGGAGACAGCGCCAGTTAAATTGCTTGCCTTCTGCTTGGAAGGGCCCTGACTAGGACTCCTCAGAAAGCAGCTTTGTGCTCAGTGAGCCCAGAGTCCTTTATATTATAAAATCTACCTTGGAAACCACTCAGCGCCCTTTTAAATTCCTGGGTGTTGCTGAGACATTCTGGTCATTGTCCGGAGTCCCTTGACTCCATTTCTTCCTGTGGACCCTGACTTGACCTTTTAGTCTCCAGGATGACCATAGCCTTGATTTCCTGAACCCTCACCTAAGAAGGCATCTTTCAAAGCTTGCTTATGAATAATCAGTATAAGTGCAAGAAG belongs to Eubalaena glacialis isolate mEubGla1 chromosome 19, mEubGla1.1.hap2.+ XY, whole genome shotgun sequence and includes:
- the TVP23C gene encoding Golgi apparatus membrane protein TVP23 homolog C; its protein translation is MLQQDSNDDIEDVSLFDAEEETTSRPKKSKIRHPVASFFHLFFRVSAIIVYLLCELFSSSFIACMVTIILLLSCDFWAVKNVTGRLMVGLRWWNHIDEDGKSHWVFESRKASSQDSKTVSEAESRIFWLGLVACPVLWVIFAFSALFSFRVKWLAVVIMGVVLQGANLYGYIRCKVGSRKNLTNMATSYLGKQFLRQTTGDDQTS